A window of Pan paniscus chromosome 10, NHGRI_mPanPan1-v2.0_pri, whole genome shotgun sequence contains these coding sequences:
- the KRT83 gene encoding keratin, type II cuticular Hb3 yields the protein MTCGFNSIGCGFRPGNFSCVSACGPRPSRCCITAAPYRGISCYRGLTGGFGSHSVCGGFRAGSCGRSFGYRSGGVCGPSPPCITTVSVNESLLTPLNLEIDPNAQCVKQEEKEQIKSLNSRFAAFIDKVRFLEQQNKLLETKLQFYQNRECCQSNLEPLFAGYIETLRREAECVEADSGRLASELNHVQEVLEGYKKKYEEEVALRATAENEFVALKKDVDCAYLRKSDLEANVEALIQEIDFLRRLYEEEIRILQSHISDTSVVVKLDNSRDLNMDCIVAEIKAQYDDIATRSRAEAESWYRSKCEEMKATVIRHGETLRRTKEEINELNRMIQRLTAEVENAKCQNSKLEAAVAQSEQQGEAALSDARCKLAELEGALQKAKQDMACLIREYQEVMNSKLGLDIEIATYRRLLEGEEQRLCEGVEAVNVCVSSSRGGVVCGDLCVSGSRPVTGSVCSAPCNGNLVVSTGLCKPCGQLNTTCGGGSCGQGRY from the exons ATGACCTGTGGCTTCAACTCCATAGGCTGTGGGTTCCGCCCTGGAAACTTCAGCTGTGTCTCTGCCTGCGGGCCCCGGCCAAGCCGCTGCTGCATCACCGCCGCCCCCTACCGCGGCATCTCCTGCTACCGCGGCCTCACCGGGGGCTTCGGCAGCCACAGCGTGTGCGGGGGCTTCCGGGCCGGCTCCTGCGGACGCAGCTTCGGCTACCGCTCCGGGGGCGTGTGCGGACCCAGCCCCCCATGCATCACCACCGTGTCGGTCAACGAGAGCCTCCTCACGCCCCTCAACCTGGAGATCGACCCCAACGCCCAGTGCGTGAagcaggaggagaaggagcagatCAAGTCCCTCAACAGCAGATTCGCAGCCTTCATCGACAAG GTGCGCTTCCTGGAGCAGCAGAACAAGCTGCTGGAGACAAAGCTGCAGTTCTACCAAAACCGCGAGTGCTGCCAGAGTAACCTGGAGCCCCTGTTTGCTGGCTACATCGAGACTCTGCGGCGGGAGGCCGAGTGCGTGGAGGCTGACAGTGGGAGGCTGGCCTCAGAGCTCAACCACGTGCAGGAGGTGCTGGAGGGCTACAAGAAGAA GTATGAAGAAGAAGTAGCACTTCGAGCCACAGCAGAGAACGAGTTTGTGGCTCTAAAGAAG GATGTGGACTGCGCCTACCTCCGCAAGTCAGACCTGGAGGCCAACGTGGAGGCCCTGATCCAGGAGATTGACTTCCTGAGGCGGCTATACGAGGAG GAGATCCGCATTCTCCAATCCCACATCTCAGACACCTCCGTGGTTGTCAAGCTGGACAACAGCCGGGACCTGAACATGGACTGCATTGTTGCCGAGATCAAGGCACAGTATGATGACATTGCCACCCGTAGCCGGGCTGAGGCCGAGTCCTGGTATCGCAGCAAG TGTGAGGAGATGAAGGCCACAGTGATCAGGCACGGGGAGACCCTGCGCCGCACCAAGGAGGAGATCAACGAGCTGAACCGCATGATCCAGAGGCTGACAGCCGAGGTGGAGAATGCCAAGTGCCAG AACTCCAAGCTGGAAGCTGCGGTGGCCCAGTCTGAGCAGCAGGGTGAGGCGGCCCTCAGTGATGCCCGCTGCAAGCTGGCCGAGCTGGAGGGCGCCCTGCAGAAGGCCAAGCAAGACATGGCCTGCCTGATCAGGGAGTACCAGGAGGTGATGAACTCCAAGCTAGGCCTGGATATCGAGATCGCCACCTACAGGCGCCTGCTGGAGGGCGAGGAGCAGAG GCTGTGTGAAGGTGTTGAAGCTGTGAATGTCT GTGTCAGCAGCTCCCGGGGTGGGGTTGTGTGCGGGGACCTCTGCGTGTCTGGCTCCCGGCCGGTGACGGGCAGTGTCTGCAGTGCCCCCTGCAACGGGAACCTGGTGGTGAGCACTGGTTTGTGCAAGCCCTGTGGCCAGCTGAACACCACCTGTGGAGGGGGCTCCTGCGGCCAGGGGAGGTATTAA